A portion of the Candidatus Kryptonium sp. genome contains these proteins:
- the queA gene encoding tRNA preQ1(34) S-adenosylmethionine ribosyltransferase-isomerase QueA codes for MKLSDFNYQLPKNLIAKYPVEPRDSSRLLVINRKTKTFEDKVFTDIVDYLEEGDSLVLNKTKVFPARLIGRKEKTGAKIEILLLRELNPEEHLWDVLVEPARKVRIGNKIYFGDNNEVYCEVIDNTTSRGRTLKFHYEGDFFKFIEKYGQVPLPPYIKRQPEEADKEWYQTVYAEVIGSVAAPTAGLHFTTRLLKKIEKKGVKIVPIVLHIGIGTFRKVEVEDLSKHRMDSEYFEIPPESARLINETIDNKKSVVAVGTSVVRALESSVTADGHVKPYKGWTDKFIYPPYDFKIVDKLITNFHAPESTPLILVAAFAGLDLLMQAYKHAIKNGYRFLSYGDATLII; via the coding sequence ATGAAACTTTCAGATTTCAATTATCAATTGCCAAAAAATTTAATTGCGAAGTATCCAGTTGAGCCAAGGGATAGCTCAAGATTGCTCGTAATTAATAGGAAAACGAAAACTTTTGAGGATAAGGTCTTCACCGATATAGTTGATTATCTTGAGGAAGGCGATTCACTTGTTTTAAACAAAACTAAAGTTTTCCCAGCAAGGTTAATTGGTAGGAAAGAGAAGACGGGTGCAAAAATTGAAATACTTTTGCTTCGTGAGCTTAATCCTGAAGAACATCTTTGGGATGTCCTCGTTGAGCCAGCTCGCAAGGTTAGGATTGGAAACAAGATATATTTTGGTGATAATAACGAAGTGTATTGTGAAGTTATTGATAATACCACATCCCGTGGTAGGACATTGAAATTTCATTACGAGGGCGATTTTTTCAAATTCATAGAAAAATATGGACAAGTTCCGCTTCCGCCTTACATAAAGAGACAACCAGAGGAAGCTGACAAAGAATGGTATCAAACTGTGTATGCGGAGGTAATTGGATCAGTTGCAGCTCCAACTGCTGGGTTACATTTCACTACAAGATTGTTGAAAAAGATTGAAAAAAAGGGAGTTAAAATTGTCCCGATTGTCCTTCATATTGGGATTGGGACATTTAGAAAAGTTGAGGTTGAGGATTTAAGTAAGCATAGAATGGATTCTGAATATTTTGAAATCCCACCAGAAAGCGCTCGCTTAATAAATGAAACAATAGACAATAAAAAAAGCGTCGTCGCTGTTGGAACAAGCGTTGTCAGGGCGCTTGAATCAAGTGTAACTGCGGACGGACATGTGAAACCTTATAAGGGGTGGACGGATAAATTCATTTATCCTCCATATGATTTTAAAATCGTGGATAAACTTATAACTAATTTTCACGCACCTGAGTCAACTCCGCTTATTCTCGTTGCTG